Within the Rhodopirellula bahusiensis genome, the region GTTTCATCACTTTGTGAGATAAACGTTCACTAAGTTGTCTTCATCCGATTCCAAATCACGCCGAGCTCGCCCATGAAAATGAAAATCGCCTGCGTGATCCATTCGCTCGATGGGGGTGGTGCCGAACGAGTGATGGCCGGCCTCGCCTCGCGTCTGGCAAACCGCGCCCACTCCGTCACGCTGATCACCCTGGACGACGGAAGCCACGATCGTCACGAGGTCGACTCAAGCGTTTCGCGGCAAGCCATCGACGTCCTGTCGACGCCTCATCGGACAGTCTCCCTTTGGACCCGAATTCGACACCTGAGGTCAGCGATCAGCTCTGGCAACTTCGACATTGTCCTTTCGTTTTGCGATGCCACCAACTGGCTGACGTTGCTCGCCACCCGTGGACTCGGTGTTCCAGTCGTCGTCAGCGAACGAAGCGACCCCAAGCATCAATCACTCGGCCGCACTCGAGAACTCCTCCGGCGACACCTGTACCCGAAGGCTTACCAAGTCGTATGCCTGAGCGGAGACGTTGCGGGCACACTGCAGGCTCGCACTCGTTGTCACACGCTCGTCATTCCGTCGGCTGTTGAAGCCCCATCGCAGGATGAACTCGTGCGAACGGGAACGACCGACATAGCAGACACGAAAGCCGAACTTGATGCCGAACAACGGACGCAGCAACTCGTGGCCGTCGGCAGGCTCGAACATGAAAAGGGATTTGACCGACTGATTCGCTGCCTTGCCGACTTACCAGACGCTGCACCGGAATGGGAACTCACGATTCACGGCGAAGGCAGCCAGCGAAATTCGCTCGAGTCACTCGCTCGCGAACTCAAGATCGAATCACGAGTCCACTTCCCTGGCTGGACTCGTCCGATCTGGCCCGCCTATCAATCCGCGGATTGGTTTGTGCTGCCCAGTCGCTATGAAGGGTTCCCTTCCGCGTTGCTTGAGGCGATGGCTTGCTCCACCGCTGTCTTGACCGTCGACGCGGGTGGAGCGGTCCGAGATGTGATCGATCACGGACGCAACGGTTGGTTGGTCGCCAACGAAAACGCAGCACTTCGTGACGGCCTTCATCATTGCCTGACGTCGCCCGATCTTCGTCGGCGTCTCGAGACTCATGCAGCAGAGGTCACGGAACGATTCGGGTGGTCCGCGATGGTCGATGCCTATGAAGCGTGCTTGCAAAACGCTTGCGAGCGTCAACCACGAGGCTGAATGGCGGACGTGACTTGACCACAGGAATCAGGCTCGCGACAGCGCCGTCGATTCGACTCGCGTTTTGCACCGGTTCGCTTGTTCGGGTTTGTGAATTCACCGCGAAAAGTGCGCGTCTGGCCCGCCTGCATCGCACTCGCCTATCCCTCTTTGCCGACGGGTATGGCACAATGTGGACGCTGATCTTCTCATTCGAAATGGAGTTATTCAGATGAGCGAACCATCTGATGCGTTGGAACTGAAACCCATCGCGGGCGTTGTCCAGGATCCCAACGAAGTCCCCGTCGTCGTGCACAGCGACGTCAAAGGCTCAATCGAGGACATGACGTTTCTGCAGAAGTCATTGCTTTTCGCAGAATTGGCAATGATCGCTTACAACGATGAGCGAGAAGCCACCGTCGCGGCCGCCATGGTTGGTTTCCCCGACGTCACGTTTTTTGACCACGATGGTTCACAAGCCTATCGCTTTCGCAACGATCACGATTGTGTGATCGCCTGTCGCGGAACCGAACCCAACGAATGGAACGATATCCGAGCGGATGCCAACGCTGCATCGGTCTTGGCTGAAACAGCCGGGAAGGTTCACCGAGGCTTCAAGACCGAGGTCGACGACCTTTGGCCGATGTTGGAAACCGCGTTGGTCGGAAACGAGCAACCC harbors:
- a CDS encoding glycosyltransferase, with amino-acid sequence MKMKIACVIHSLDGGGAERVMAGLASRLANRAHSVTLITLDDGSHDRHEVDSSVSRQAIDVLSTPHRTVSLWTRIRHLRSAISSGNFDIVLSFCDATNWLTLLATRGLGVPVVVSERSDPKHQSLGRTRELLRRHLYPKAYQVVCLSGDVAGTLQARTRCHTLVIPSAVEAPSQDELVRTGTTDIADTKAELDAEQRTQQLVAVGRLEHEKGFDRLIRCLADLPDAAPEWELTIHGEGSQRNSLESLARELKIESRVHFPGWTRPIWPAYQSADWFVLPSRYEGFPSALLEAMACSTAVLTVDAGGAVRDVIDHGRNGWLVANENAALRDGLHHCLTSPDLRRRLETHAAEVTERFGWSAMVDAYEACLQNACERQPRG